The Eurosta solidaginis isolate ZX-2024a chromosome 4, ASM4086904v1, whole genome shotgun sequence genome includes a window with the following:
- the LOC137249734 gene encoding protein D7-like, translated as MFSLENDSDVVVCPYNKAHRLLRRRLQSHLIKCRKNYPQLELQKCPFNVTHHIPEPEFAIHVTNCPDRKLITQYKYDTVEVKDEVRVKHAPVECDENWDDTEVEDYDPQKFIDKKNVLRKPFGVPPAERKKFIKSERKRLGDDGEYSDSEEDDEAELENLAKQALKQEKNNSENEDETASTTVKAKRAISASPSPPPTEAAKKPSAKSRSRSPKNKKSKRKSKSRSRSPVTSAFYRRIHGRDSRSPQPPPAPRYKEPSYIRERSPVDNAAYNIDDDPYYSGGSSSSSQRNDNYRVMGRENHLSQYPEDLYSPSAAYIVPPLVAYPTRLPTYGRGAHRGYGYDRRSEYRNGHFP; from the exons ATGTTTTCTTTGGAAAACGATAGCGATGTCGTCGTTTGCCCCTATAATAAAGCACATCGTTTATTGCGGAGAAGATTGCAATCTCATCTGATCAAGTGCCGCAAAAACTATCCTCAACTCGAACTACAAAAATGTCCATTCAATGTTACACACCATATACCGGAACCTGAATTTGCA ATTCATGTCACAAACTGTCCCGATCGAAAACTCATAACCCAATACAAATATGATACAGTAGAAGTTAAAGACGAAGTACGTGTTAAACATGCTCCAGTTGAATGCGATGAAAATTGGGATGATACAGAAGTTGAAGATTATGATCCACAAAAATTCATAGATAAGAAAAATGTATTGCGCAAGCCTTTTGGTGTGCCACCGGCAGAACGCAAGAAGTTTATTAAAAGTGAACGTAAGCGTTTAGGCGATGATGGCGAATATAGTGACAGTGAAGAGGATGACGAAGCAGAGTTGGAAAATTTAGCTAAACAAGCGcttaaacaagaaaaaaacaacTCCGAAAACGAAGATGAAACAGCATCGACAACTGTAAAAGCAAAGCGTGCTATTTCGGCATCTCCATCGCCACCACCAACCGAAGCAGCAAAAAAACCGTCGGCAAAATCTCGCAGTCGttcaccaaaaaataaaaaatcaaagcgAAAGTCGAAGTCAAGAAGCCGTTCACCAGTTACTTCAGCATTCTATAGACGTATTCATGGTCGTGACTCGCGTTCGCCGCAGCCACCACCAGCACCTCGTTATAAGGAACCGTCATATATACGTGAACGTTCGCCCGTAGATAATGCAGCCTACAATATAGATGATGATCCGTACTATAGTGGTGGAAGCAGCAGCTCCTCGCAGCGCAATGACAATTACAGAGTAATGGGTAGGGAGAATCATCTTTCACAATACCCTGAGGATTTATATTCCCCAAGTGCAGCATATATCGTGCCTCCACTTGTTGCTTATCCGACACGCTTGCCAACATATGGACGCGGCGCTCATCGTGGTTATGGCTATGATCGCAGAAGTGAATATCGTAATGGTCATTTTCCATAA
- the LOC137249735 gene encoding gametocyte-specific factor 1 homolog — MFKRVGEESELLTCPYNVSHQILRSRFQVHLVRCRKSYPNSEVVVCPFNITHRVNKQEIDWHVSNCPNRQSFEVFKSNESQVQGLTSSMGSTFNDDTNTTYETANETFELETSQNWDNLPRVPSYNPRAYAEKANILRLPVGMQPSQRAAFREAERKRLQNL; from the exons ATGTTCAAACGCGTTGGGGAAGAATCAGAATTATTAACCTGCCCATACAATGTGTCGCATCAAATATTGCGTTCACGTTTTCAAGTACATTTAGTGCGTTGCCGAAAATCGTATCCGAACTCTGAAGTGGTGGTTTGCCCATTTAATATAACACATCGTGTTAATAAACAGGAAATAGAT TGGCACGTTAGCAATTGCCCAAATCGCCAATCATTCGAGGTATTTAAAAGCAACGAGTCGCAGGTACAGGGATTGACTTCCTCCATGGGAAGCACGTTTAATGATGACACAAATACAACATATGAAACAGCAAATGAAACTTTTGAATTAGAAACTTCACAAAATTGGGATAATCTACCACGTGTACCATCGTACAATCCCAGAGCATACGCTGAAAAGGCAAATATTCTACGATTGCCCGTAGGAATGCAACCATCACAACGCGCTGCTTTTCGTGAAGCTGAACGAAAACGTTTGCAAAATTTATAA